Proteins encoded within one genomic window of Bacteroidales bacterium:
- a CDS encoding S28 family serine protease: protein MKKLFLTWALLVLVVLQGLAAISLDEFLNRKEVREVRTIQNESGFERILELMIEQPLDHHRPDGETFWQRVYISHVDPSRPVVMVTAGYDAKYYYTSEITAQLSCNQLMIEHRYFGESVPDSIQWEYLDTWQAASDHHRIVGMFRELYPGPWISTGISKGGQTVMYHSFYYPGDVDVRVPYVAPLNFGLEDKRIYSFLDQVGSAGERRKVMKFQKMALKRQEEYLEAFRSFSEDKGYSYELAGGVEKAYEYCVLEYSFAFWQWGYVPSGKIPGRQASPERVIEHMNRVAGFDYFSDQFIIENRPFFYQALTEMGYYGYDLEAFKKYLKHVDNPVFTFTIPENVELSFKKELSYKLQEYLSQEADDFIFIYGEYDTWSATAVTSTGQTNSRIFVKEGGSHRTRINNMPEEQRKKVYATLETFLD, encoded by the coding sequence ATGAAAAAGCTATTCCTTACCTGGGCCCTTCTGGTTCTTGTTGTATTACAGGGCCTTGCGGCCATCAGCCTGGACGAATTCCTGAACAGGAAAGAGGTCAGGGAGGTCCGGACCATTCAGAATGAATCGGGCTTTGAACGTATACTGGAGCTAATGATCGAACAGCCCCTGGATCACCACCGGCCCGACGGGGAAACTTTCTGGCAACGGGTCTATATCTCTCATGTGGATCCCTCCAGACCGGTGGTCATGGTGACTGCAGGATATGATGCAAAATACTACTACACCTCCGAAATCACCGCTCAGCTCAGCTGCAACCAGCTGATGATCGAACACCGCTATTTCGGGGAGAGCGTACCCGACAGCATTCAGTGGGAGTATCTGGATACCTGGCAGGCGGCCTCGGATCACCACCGGATCGTTGGTATGTTCAGAGAGCTCTATCCCGGACCATGGATCTCCACAGGGATCAGCAAAGGGGGACAGACCGTCATGTACCATAGCTTCTATTACCCCGGAGATGTGGATGTAAGGGTACCCTATGTGGCTCCCCTGAATTTCGGACTTGAAGATAAGCGTATCTACTCCTTCCTGGACCAGGTGGGGAGTGCCGGGGAGCGCAGGAAGGTGATGAAATTCCAGAAGATGGCCCTGAAAAGGCAGGAGGAATATCTGGAAGCTTTCAGATCCTTCTCTGAAGACAAGGGATATAGCTATGAGCTGGCCGGCGGTGTGGAAAAAGCTTACGAGTATTGTGTGCTGGAGTACTCCTTTGCATTCTGGCAATGGGGCTATGTTCCTTCCGGTAAAATTCCCGGCAGGCAGGCTTCGCCTGAGAGGGTCATTGAACACATGAACCGCGTAGCCGGATTCGACTACTTTTCCGACCAGTTTATCATTGAAAACAGGCCCTTCTTTTACCAGGCTCTCACGGAAATGGGTTACTACGGCTATGATCTGGAAGCTTTCAAAAAGTACCTGAAACATGTCGATAATCCGGTCTTTACCTTCACCATTCCTGAAAACGTGGAGCTTTCATTCAAAAAGGAGTTGTCTTATAAACTTCAGGAATACCTCAGCCAGGAGGCGGATGACTTCATCTTTATCTACGGGGAATACGACACCTGGTCGGCTACAGCCGTCACTTCCACCGGCCAGACCAACTCCAGGATTTTTGTAAAGGAGGGGGGATCGCACCGGACCAGGATCAACAATATGCCGGAAGAACAGAGGAAAAAGGTCTACGCCACCCTGGAAACTTTCCTTGATTAA
- a CDS encoding 3'-5' exonuclease: MRLKLKNPIIFFDLETTGINIASDRIVEISYLKVDLHGNESSKTFRVNPGIPIPEKVTAIHGISDEDVKDAPAFNEVAKSLARDFEGCDLGGYNSVKFDIPVLAEEFLRAGVDIDLKRRKFVDVQVIFMKMEPRTLSAAYKFFLNKELNNAHSAEADTRATYEVLQAQLDRYPNLENDIGKLAEFSAHNRNVDFAGRIVLNEEDVEVFNFGKHKGKPVSEVLEKDPGYYGWMMNGDFPLYTKKVLTSIKLGSIKK; this comes from the coding sequence ATGAGGTTGAAACTGAAGAATCCAATCATTTTTTTCGATCTCGAGACCACCGGAATTAATATCGCCTCTGACAGAATCGTTGAGATCTCTTATCTGAAGGTGGACCTCCATGGCAATGAAAGCTCCAAAACCTTTCGTGTGAATCCCGGGATACCCATTCCCGAGAAGGTGACAGCCATTCATGGAATATCGGATGAGGATGTGAAAGATGCACCGGCCTTTAACGAAGTGGCCAAAAGCCTGGCCAGGGATTTTGAAGGCTGTGACCTGGGCGGATATAACTCTGTGAAGTTTGATATACCCGTTCTGGCGGAGGAGTTCCTGAGAGCAGGCGTGGATATTGACCTGAAGAGGAGGAAATTTGTGGACGTGCAGGTGATCTTTATGAAAATGGAACCCCGTACGCTCTCCGCTGCCTACAAGTTCTTTCTGAACAAGGAGTTGAACAACGCTCATTCTGCAGAGGCCGATACCAGGGCCACCTATGAAGTGTTGCAGGCTCAGCTGGACCGCTATCCAAATCTGGAGAACGACATCGGGAAGCTGGCGGAATTCTCCGCCCACAACCGCAATGTGGATTTTGCCGGGAGGATTGTATTAAATGAGGAGGATGTGGAGGTTTTTAATTTCGGGAAGCACAAAGGCAAGCCTGTAAGTGAAGTACTGGAGAAGGATCCGGGCTACTATGGCTGGATGATGAACGGGGATTTTCCTCTCTATACAAAAAAGGTGCTGACCAGCATCAAGCTGGGCTCCATTAAGAAATAG
- a CDS encoding HD domain-containing protein, which translates to MNPELKIWMDMAEAGWLENLYKHAKALFRNSDLPSHDHTHHIRVWNLCKSLLGEIATFNSGTDQSLVEGVLIAALFHDLGMVHSTREDHGKGGSGLCQSWFRETGRTKPERFEEILRAIELHDRKKVQIYNSFTTESPPGILEILSVADDLEAMGTIGIYRYAEIYLKRGIPMEELGIRVLRNAFARFENLKLSCRLCSRVLERFRPQYKELRHFYEQYNLQLHKTPEPESVQSGPLGVINCIRRGEANNAGHSHRYPELKDYFRKLNDELEQARL; encoded by the coding sequence TTGAATCCTGAGCTGAAAATATGGATGGATATGGCCGAAGCCGGATGGCTGGAAAATTTGTACAAGCATGCAAAGGCCCTTTTTCGGAACAGCGACCTTCCTTCTCACGATCACACCCATCATATAAGAGTCTGGAACCTCTGCAAATCTCTGCTTGGGGAGATCGCCACATTTAACTCCGGCACAGACCAATCACTGGTGGAAGGGGTATTGATTGCTGCACTCTTCCACGATCTGGGGATGGTGCACTCCACCCGCGAAGATCATGGCAAAGGGGGGAGCGGACTTTGCCAGTCCTGGTTCAGAGAAACCGGCAGAACAAAACCGGAACGATTTGAGGAAATCCTGCGAGCCATTGAACTGCATGACCGGAAAAAAGTGCAGATATATAACTCTTTCACCACGGAGTCGCCACCCGGGATCCTGGAGATTCTGTCCGTGGCTGATGACCTGGAAGCTATGGGTACTATCGGGATTTATCGTTATGCTGAAATTTACCTCAAACGCGGTATTCCAATGGAAGAGCTTGGCATCAGGGTCCTCCGGAATGCCTTTGCCAGATTTGAAAATCTTAAGCTTTCCTGCCGGCTTTGCAGCCGGGTGCTTGAGCGCTTCCGGCCGCAGTATAAGGAACTGCGCCATTTCTATGAACAATATAATCTGCAGCTCCATAAGACTCCGGAACCGGAATCCGTACAATCAGGACCCCTGGGGGTGATTAACTGTATCCGCCGCGGCGAAGCGAATAATGCAGGGCACAGCCATAGATATCCGGAGCTAAAGGACTATTTTAGAAAACTGAACGATGAACTGGAACAGGCACGCCTATAA
- a CDS encoding fumarylacetoacetate hydrolase family protein, with amino-acid sequence MKIICIGRNYVAHARELNNEVPENPVFFMKPDSALVTGNRPFFYPGFSKEVHHELEVVIRINRLGRSIEEAYAARYFNEVALGVDFTARDLQAEQKKKGLPWEIAKGFDYSAPVSEFLPVEKFGDLHKLSFRLDINGKMVQEGSTSLMIFSFEKIIAYVSRFMTLKTGDLIFTGTPAGVGPVAINDRLEAYLEGEKLMDFPVK; translated from the coding sequence ATGAAGATCATTTGCATTGGAAGGAACTATGTGGCTCACGCCAGGGAGCTGAACAATGAAGTCCCTGAAAATCCGGTCTTTTTTATGAAACCCGACTCTGCCCTGGTCACCGGCAACCGTCCGTTTTTCTATCCCGGGTTTTCGAAGGAGGTGCATCACGAGCTTGAGGTAGTGATCCGGATCAACAGGTTGGGCAGAAGCATTGAGGAAGCTTATGCCGCACGTTATTTTAATGAAGTTGCCCTGGGAGTTGACTTTACTGCACGTGATCTGCAGGCAGAACAGAAAAAGAAGGGCCTTCCCTGGGAAATAGCCAAGGGCTTTGATTATTCGGCTCCCGTCAGTGAATTTTTACCTGTGGAGAAGTTCGGCGATCTGCACAAGCTTTCCTTCAGGCTCGATATCAATGGGAAGATGGTCCAGGAAGGATCCACCTCCCTGATGATCTTTAGTTTTGAGAAGATCATTGCCTATGTATCCCGTTTTATGACTCTGAAGACCGGCGATCTGATCTTTACCGGTACTCCGGCAGGGGTGGGGCCCGTAGCCATCAACGATCGGCTCGAAGCCTACCTGGAGGGTGAAAAACTGATGGATTTTCCTGTAAAATAA
- the dnaN gene encoding DNA polymerase III subunit beta, translated as MKFVVSSMELLGHLQAISRVISNKNTLPILDNFLFSLEEGILEITSSDLESTLVTHIELENTDGSGAVAIPARLLNDTLKEFPDIPLTFEINPDSLMVVIQSENGKFSIPGQNGAEFPQMPVIKDDQKQTLELEQELLLAGISKSLFATADDELRPVMNGIFIELSPDDITFVASDAHKLVRYKRTDASAGSASSFILPKKPASLLKNILPREENKVVLEFDDRNASFTLTNYKLVCRLVEGNYPSYNSVIPTDNPYKMSIDRLTFYNTLKRVSVFSNQASNLVKISLTGNQLNVSAQDIDFSISATERLSCLYEGEDMEIGFKSTFLIEILANLPSDDVVLEMSDPTRAGILLPSETQNESEDILMLLMPMMINA; from the coding sequence ATGAAATTTGTTGTGTCCAGTATGGAACTGTTGGGTCATCTGCAGGCCATCAGTCGTGTGATCAGTAACAAGAACACACTCCCCATTTTAGACAATTTCCTTTTCTCTCTGGAGGAAGGGATTCTGGAGATTACCTCATCCGATCTGGAGTCGACCCTGGTTACGCACATCGAGCTTGAAAATACAGATGGTTCGGGAGCTGTGGCAATTCCTGCACGGTTGTTAAATGATACGCTCAAAGAGTTCCCGGATATTCCGCTGACCTTTGAGATCAACCCTGACAGCCTGATGGTTGTGATCCAGAGCGAGAACGGAAAATTCTCCATTCCAGGTCAGAATGGGGCAGAATTCCCGCAGATGCCTGTGATCAAGGATGATCAGAAGCAGACCCTGGAGCTTGAGCAGGAGCTTCTTCTTGCCGGAATCAGCAAATCTCTGTTTGCAACTGCCGATGATGAACTGCGACCGGTCATGAACGGCATTTTTATAGAGCTGTCTCCCGATGACATCACCTTTGTAGCATCCGATGCCCATAAACTGGTACGTTATAAGAGAACCGATGCCTCTGCAGGAAGTGCTTCAAGCTTTATTCTTCCAAAGAAGCCGGCATCGCTGCTGAAGAATATTCTGCCCAGGGAGGAGAACAAAGTGGTTCTGGAGTTTGATGACCGCAATGCCTCTTTTACACTGACCAATTACAAACTCGTTTGCAGGCTGGTGGAAGGCAACTATCCCAGTTACAACTCTGTTATTCCGACCGACAATCCGTATAAGATGAGCATCGATCGCCTGACCTTCTATAATACGCTGAAGCGGGTTTCGGTCTTCTCCAACCAGGCCAGTAACCTGGTGAAAATCAGTCTCACCGGAAATCAGTTGAATGTCTCCGCTCAGGACATCGATTTTTCTATTTCGGCTACCGAAAGATTAAGCTGTCTGTACGAAGGGGAGGATATGGAGATTGGCTTCAAATCGACCTTTCTGATCGAAATTCTCGCAAACCTTCCTTCCGACGATGTGGTGCTGGAGATGAGCGATCCTACCCGTGCCGGGATCCTGCTTCCTTCCGAAACGCAGAATGAAAGCGAAGATATTCTGATGCTTCTGATGCCTATGATGATAAACGCATAG
- a CDS encoding M14 family zinc carboxypeptidase, giving the protein MNWNRHAYKYIFHHLAAFSLVLNGIFIPAAAQVELRYKNNETVTWQEAIDMYEWLDEQYEDARLLQVGLSDAGKALHLFVIDRSRTFSPEKIRESGRNILFINNGIHAGEPCGVDASLKLAGDLLSGADSCAHYLDHTAVAIVPLFNVGGALNRGSYHRANQNGPVEHGFRGNARNLDLNRDFIKLDSRNTQSLVALLRSWDPDIFVDTHTSNGSDYPYTITLINSHSQRHEPSQAGFLNSTLLPFLYEGMARSPYLMSPYVWSFNRTPDEGIIAFMDYPRFTSGYVSLFNTFAFTVETHMFKSFEDRVLSTWHLLRETLRFSGIYGKDLARVKREAWKEKLNRREFTLQWQLDSSRADPVHFSGYAVKQRKSKVTGQNNYYFDRNDPWEKVIPYYKYFSPLITVPVPDYYILPSAWREVVKRLQLNGVKMEQLERDSLMELEIYYIDKYKTLDHAYNGHYRHYDVETRTLTGEVQLFSGDWIIPARQEAVEYLVQTLEPRAYDSFFSWNFFDEILSRNEYFSPYIFEETAGELLKSDPLLKKEFKRRQDEDPEFAKNAHSQLRFIYEHSPWSESTYLRYPVYRMSH; this is encoded by the coding sequence ATGAACTGGAACAGGCACGCCTATAAATATATTTTTCACCATCTGGCAGCATTCTCCCTCGTGCTGAACGGAATCTTCATTCCGGCCGCTGCCCAGGTCGAACTGAGGTATAAAAACAACGAGACGGTCACCTGGCAGGAGGCCATAGATATGTATGAATGGCTGGACGAGCAATATGAGGATGCCCGCCTGCTTCAGGTGGGATTAAGTGATGCAGGCAAAGCCCTTCATCTCTTTGTCATCGACCGCAGCCGGACTTTCTCGCCGGAAAAAATACGGGAATCCGGAAGGAATATCCTCTTTATCAACAACGGGATCCACGCGGGTGAGCCCTGCGGTGTGGATGCCAGCCTGAAACTGGCCGGCGATCTGCTGTCGGGTGCCGACAGCTGTGCACATTACCTCGATCATACCGCTGTGGCCATTGTTCCCCTGTTTAACGTGGGGGGTGCCCTCAACCGCGGATCTTACCACCGGGCCAACCAGAACGGACCGGTGGAGCACGGATTCAGGGGCAACGCCCGAAACCTGGATCTGAACCGCGATTTTATCAAGCTCGACTCCAGGAACACCCAATCGCTGGTCGCCTTGCTCAGAAGCTGGGATCCGGATATTTTTGTGGATACCCATACTTCCAATGGCTCCGACTATCCCTACACCATCACTCTAATCAACAGCCACAGTCAGCGCCATGAACCGTCCCAGGCCGGGTTCCTGAATTCGACGCTACTACCCTTTCTCTACGAAGGGATGGCCCGGTCCCCCTACCTGATGAGCCCCTACGTCTGGAGCTTCAATCGTACACCCGACGAGGGGATCATTGCATTCATGGACTATCCCAGGTTCACCTCGGGCTACGTCAGCCTCTTCAATACCTTCGCTTTCACCGTGGAAACCCATATGTTTAAGTCCTTCGAAGACCGGGTTCTTTCCACCTGGCACCTCTTAAGAGAAACCCTGCGCTTCAGCGGGATATACGGAAAAGATCTGGCCCGGGTAAAAAGAGAGGCATGGAAAGAGAAGCTGAACCGCAGGGAGTTTACCCTGCAGTGGCAGCTCGATAGCTCCAGGGCCGACCCGGTTCACTTCAGCGGATATGCGGTGAAGCAGAGAAAAAGCAAAGTAACAGGACAAAATAACTATTACTTCGACAGAAACGATCCCTGGGAAAAGGTGATCCCCTATTATAAGTACTTCAGTCCCCTGATCACGGTCCCGGTACCGGACTATTATATTCTCCCCTCTGCATGGAGAGAAGTGGTCAAGCGCCTTCAGCTTAACGGGGTGAAGATGGAGCAACTGGAGAGGGACAGCCTCATGGAGCTGGAAATCTATTACATCGACAAGTATAAAACCCTGGATCATGCCTATAACGGGCATTACCGCCATTACGATGTGGAGACCAGGACCCTTACCGGCGAGGTGCAGCTGTTTTCGGGCGACTGGATCATTCCGGCCCGACAGGAGGCTGTCGAGTACCTGGTTCAGACGCTGGAACCCCGGGCTTATGACTCCTTCTTCAGCTGGAACTTTTTTGATGAGATCCTCTCCAGAAATGAGTACTTCTCCCCCTATATCTTTGAAGAGACCGCCGGGGAGCTGCTGAAGAGTGATCCCCTTTTAAAAAAGGAATTTAAAAGGAGACAGGATGAAGATCCTGAGTTTGCCAAAAATGCCCATAGCCAGCTCCGCTTTATTTATGAACACTCCCCCTGGTCGGAATCCACCTATCTGCGCTATCCCGTATACCGCATGAGTCACTAA
- the trxA gene encoding thioredoxin, with translation MKLEHLTNETFKEKIFNYETNKEWKFEGSTPAIIDFYADWCQPCKVVAPILEELKEEYGDKLDIFKVNTEEQRELSSVFGIQSIPSLLFIPKEGQPQMAMGALPKETFKQAISEVLSVTQ, from the coding sequence ATGAAACTGGAACATTTAACAAACGAGACTTTTAAAGAAAAGATTTTCAATTACGAAACCAATAAGGAATGGAAATTCGAAGGTAGCACTCCTGCCATTATCGATTTCTATGCCGACTGGTGCCAGCCCTGTAAGGTGGTTGCACCCATCCTGGAAGAACTGAAAGAGGAGTATGGCGACAAGCTTGATATTTTCAAAGTAAATACCGAGGAGCAGCGTGAACTTTCATCCGTATTCGGGATCCAGAGTATCCCCTCCCTGCTTTTCATACCCAAAGAGGGTCAGCCTCAGATGGCCATGGGAGCCCTTCCAAAAGAGACTTTCAAGCAGGCCATCTCTGAAGTTTTAAGTGTAACCCAGTAA
- the trxA gene encoding thioredoxin, which translates to MKKIILSLTAAAFLSISCTNGSATSLENTGQAAVPVVNAPAVQAGDNQSQASGKPVYLTKQDFLEKVMNYEKNQSEWVYEGNMPALIDFYADWCGPCRKAAPILEELAKEYEGQIHIYKVDTEKEQELAAVFGIRSIPAFLFVPQDGKPTMSNGIAQTDEETKAMFKQMIDELLLGKTSS; encoded by the coding sequence ATGAAAAAAATCATATTAAGCCTTACTGCAGCAGCATTCCTGAGCATATCCTGCACCAATGGTTCAGCCACATCGCTGGAGAATACCGGCCAGGCCGCAGTTCCGGTGGTAAATGCGCCTGCTGTACAAGCAGGGGACAACCAGTCCCAGGCATCCGGGAAACCGGTTTACCTGACCAAACAGGATTTTCTGGAGAAAGTAATGAATTACGAAAAAAACCAGAGCGAATGGGTCTACGAAGGGAACATGCCCGCCCTGATCGATTTTTACGCCGACTGGTGTGGCCCCTGCCGTAAAGCAGCCCCGATCCTTGAGGAGCTGGCCAAAGAGTATGAAGGTCAGATACACATTTATAAAGTAGATACTGAGAAAGAGCAGGAACTGGCAGCAGTTTTTGGAATCCGGAGCATCCCCGCCTTCCTTTTTGTCCCGCAGGATGGCAAGCCCACTATGAGCAACGGGATTGCCCAGACCGATGAGGAGACAAAAGCCATGTTCAAGCAGATGATTGATGAGCTCTTGCTTGGCAAAACCAGCAGCTAG
- the pyk gene encoding pyruvate kinase → MRHERSHTKVIATIGPRTRNKEILEKMIHEGVDVLRINLSHDTHDEHLKTIRFVQELNKELGSSVALLGDLQGPKLRIGMMENDEVLLEDGQEFSFVTTPCTGTREKAYLSYGHLPADVSRGDKILVDDGKLIFEVSASNLTDTVTTRVISGGPLSSNKGVNLPHTRISQPSLTEKDIRDAKFLLDNQVDWIALSFVRKEKDIRDLRKIIDEHPSNARIIAKIEKPEALNELDAIIEASDAVMVARGDLGVEVDFHKVPLIQKNIIKRCIEKSKPVIVATQMMESMVNNPSPTRAEANDVANAVLDGADSVMLSGETSVGKYPVETIRSMQMIIDSTETEEYIYYKEHRSIPSAKNYLADSICYSAVQLAEQVNAAAIVSLTYSGFTAIRISSHRPKAPIFTFTMNQDLINDMSLVWGVRAFYFGKCNHINEYIEYTEEFLISQNLLKKGDLVVHVGSIPIMEKGKTNMLKLTRVS, encoded by the coding sequence ATGCGACACGAAAGATCCCACACCAAAGTTATTGCCACCATCGGACCCAGAACAAGGAACAAGGAGATTCTGGAAAAAATGATCCACGAAGGCGTGGATGTACTGCGAATAAACCTGTCGCACGACACGCACGACGAACATCTAAAAACGATCAGGTTCGTCCAGGAGCTCAATAAGGAGCTGGGCTCCAGCGTGGCCCTTCTGGGCGATCTCCAGGGGCCCAAATTACGGATAGGGATGATGGAAAATGATGAGGTGCTGCTGGAGGACGGACAGGAATTCTCCTTTGTGACCACTCCCTGCACGGGCACCAGAGAGAAAGCCTACCTGAGCTACGGTCACCTGCCGGCCGATGTCTCCCGGGGGGATAAAATTCTGGTGGATGACGGGAAACTGATTTTTGAAGTAAGTGCAAGCAACCTGACAGACACCGTTACAACCAGAGTTATTTCCGGCGGGCCTCTCTCCAGCAATAAGGGTGTGAATCTGCCGCACACCAGGATCTCCCAGCCCAGTCTGACCGAAAAGGATATCAGGGATGCAAAATTCCTGCTGGATAACCAGGTCGACTGGATTGCACTCTCCTTTGTAAGAAAAGAGAAAGATATCAGGGATCTCCGGAAGATCATAGACGAACACCCCTCTAATGCGAGGATCATCGCAAAAATTGAAAAACCGGAAGCCCTGAATGAGCTTGATGCTATTATAGAGGCATCCGATGCTGTGATGGTGGCCCGGGGCGACCTGGGGGTGGAGGTCGATTTCCATAAGGTGCCCCTGATCCAGAAGAATATCATCAAAAGATGCATAGAGAAATCCAAGCCGGTGATCGTGGCCACACAAATGATGGAGAGCATGGTAAACAATCCCTCTCCCACCAGGGCCGAAGCCAATGACGTGGCCAATGCTGTTCTGGACGGAGCCGATTCGGTCATGCTAAGCGGCGAAACATCAGTGGGCAAATACCCGGTTGAGACCATCAGGAGCATGCAGATGATTATTGACTCCACCGAAACCGAAGAGTACATCTATTACAAGGAGCATCGCTCCATACCGTCAGCGAAGAACTATCTGGCCGACTCCATCTGCTACTCTGCGGTGCAACTTGCCGAGCAGGTAAATGCTGCAGCCATTGTCAGTCTTACCTACTCCGGGTTTACTGCCATCCGGATCAGTTCACACAGGCCTAAAGCGCCCATTTTTACCTTTACCATGAACCAGGATCTGATCAATGACATGTCCCTGGTCTGGGGCGTCAGGGCCTTCTATTTCGGAAAATGCAATCACATTAACGAATATATAGAGTATACCGAAGAGTTCCTGATCAGTCAGAACCTGTTAAAGAAAGGGGACCTGGTTGTCCATGTGGGCAGCATTCCAATTATGGAGAAGGGAAAGACCAATATGTTGAAGCTGACCCGGGTAAGCTGA
- a CDS encoding MBL fold metallo-hydrolase, which yields MSGKSYKVHRIGLVNVSCYLIYRPGEAILADCGNAGSEVKILEALRGLGLEPEMLKLLVLTHSHFDHAGSAGMLKELTGCKIVVHRSESERLSWGYSPIPPGTRWKARLLVGLGRIFARKLMKFPGVDPDLLADEQFDLGDYGFPGRVLHTPGHTPGSMILLMENGELISGDTLFGLANKLHFPPFAEDPGALVRSWKLIRNLPVKSIYPAHGRPFSFDKFLEEYDTAIARYGS from the coding sequence ATGTCCGGAAAAAGCTATAAAGTTCACCGGATCGGACTGGTGAATGTCTCCTGCTACCTGATTTACAGGCCCGGTGAGGCTATCCTGGCAGATTGCGGGAATGCCGGTTCGGAGGTCAAAATCCTGGAAGCCCTCAGGGGACTGGGTCTGGAGCCGGAAATGCTCAAATTATTGGTGCTGACTCATTCTCATTTCGATCATGCAGGGTCGGCCGGGATGCTGAAGGAGCTGACCGGCTGCAAAATAGTGGTCCATCGCTCCGAGAGTGAACGTCTCTCCTGGGGGTATTCGCCCATTCCGCCGGGAACCCGATGGAAGGCCAGGTTGCTGGTGGGATTGGGGAGGATTTTTGCCAGGAAACTGATGAAATTCCCGGGTGTTGATCCCGATCTTCTGGCGGATGAGCAATTTGACCTGGGGGATTACGGCTTTCCCGGCAGGGTGCTGCACACTCCCGGTCATACCCCGGGATCCATGATCTTACTGATGGAGAATGGGGAGTTGATCAGTGGGGATACCCTGTTCGGACTGGCCAATAAACTGCACTTTCCTCCCTTTGCCGAGGATCCGGGTGCACTGGTCCGGAGCTGGAAGCTGATCCGGAACCTTCCGGTGAAGAGCATCTATCCGGCCCACGGCCGTCCCTTCTCCTTTGATAAATTCCTGGAGGAGTATGATACGGCCATAGCCAGGTACGGAAGTTAA